A window of the Vibrio ostreae genome harbors these coding sequences:
- a CDS encoding ABC transporter ATP-binding protein, with amino-acid sequence MALITIHNGLLAFGDHPLLDHADFALQENERVCLVGRNGAGKSTLMKVLAGEVQMDDGKMQVTQDVVVSRLEQDPPRDQQGNVYDYVAGGLAEVGHQLKIYQDLLDLVAVEPTESNINRLARIQEQLEHSGAWRFEDRINNVLNALNLDGHTKLTELSGGWQRKAALARALVCDPDVLLLDEPTNHLDVTTIEWLEGFLKDFRGSIIFISHDRAFIKSMATRIVDLDRGQLNSFPGNYDKYLVDKEEQLRIEEMQNAEFDKKLAQEEVWIRQGIKARRTRNEGRVRALKKLREERGERREVQGKVNLQIDDAARSGKIVFEAEHLQYAIDGKAIVSDFSFNIMRGDRIALVGPNGCGKSTLLKLLLGELQPDSGRLHCGTKLEVAYFDQYREMLDPEKSVIDNLADGKQEVMVGGRPRHALSYLQDFLFAPKRARTPVKALSGGEKNRLLLARIFLKSNNLLVLDEPTNDLDIETLELLEELLANYQGTLLLVSHDREFVDNTVTSSWIFEGDGVIEEFVGGYHDAQQQRQQVRQTRSVEKTIKTEKVVEETPKTAAAKPKSKKLSYKLQRELETLPVKLEELEAEIEALQQQVNNPEFFGRPVEETQPILDKLAATEQELEVAFERWEELEAMQQES; translated from the coding sequence ATGGCATTAATTACCATTCATAACGGTTTACTCGCATTTGGCGATCACCCTTTGCTTGATCATGCAGATTTTGCGCTGCAGGAAAATGAGCGCGTCTGTCTGGTAGGCCGTAACGGGGCAGGCAAGTCTACGCTGATGAAAGTGTTAGCCGGCGAAGTCCAAATGGATGACGGCAAAATGCAGGTCACCCAGGATGTCGTCGTGTCACGTCTCGAGCAGGATCCGCCGCGCGACCAACAGGGCAATGTGTATGATTACGTGGCTGGTGGCCTGGCAGAAGTGGGACATCAGCTCAAGATCTATCAGGATCTGCTGGATCTGGTGGCGGTCGAGCCAACCGAATCGAATATCAACCGATTGGCGCGCATTCAAGAGCAGTTGGAGCACTCAGGTGCCTGGCGCTTTGAAGACCGCATCAACAACGTGCTCAATGCACTTAATCTGGATGGCCACACTAAGCTGACCGAATTGTCCGGTGGCTGGCAGCGTAAAGCCGCGCTGGCTCGCGCGCTGGTGTGCGATCCGGATGTGCTGTTGCTTGATGAACCTACCAACCATCTGGACGTGACCACCATCGAATGGCTGGAAGGCTTCCTGAAAGATTTTCGTGGTTCGATTATCTTTATTTCCCACGACCGCGCGTTTATCAAGTCTATGGCGACCCGCATTGTTGATCTGGACCGCGGCCAGTTGAATTCTTTCCCGGGTAACTATGACAAGTATCTGGTGGATAAAGAAGAGCAACTGCGAATCGAAGAGATGCAAAATGCGGAGTTCGATAAAAAACTGGCTCAGGAAGAAGTGTGGATTCGTCAGGGCATTAAAGCGCGTCGTACCCGTAACGAAGGCCGGGTTCGGGCACTGAAAAAGCTGCGTGAAGAACGTGGTGAACGTCGCGAAGTGCAGGGTAAAGTTAATCTGCAAATCGATGATGCCGCGCGTTCAGGCAAAATTGTGTTCGAAGCGGAACACCTGCAATATGCCATCGATGGTAAAGCGATTGTCAGTGATTTCAGCTTTAACATTATGCGCGGTGATCGTATCGCGCTGGTGGGGCCAAACGGCTGTGGTAAGAGTACGCTGCTGAAACTGCTGCTGGGAGAACTGCAACCGGACAGCGGCCGCCTCCATTGCGGTACCAAGCTGGAAGTGGCTTACTTCGACCAGTATCGTGAAATGCTCGATCCGGAAAAATCGGTGATTGATAACCTGGCAGACGGTAAACAGGAAGTGATGGTCGGCGGGCGTCCACGCCACGCTCTGAGTTACCTGCAAGACTTCCTGTTTGCGCCTAAACGCGCACGTACCCCGGTCAAAGCATTGTCAGGTGGTGAGAAAAACCGCCTGTTATTGGCGCGGATTTTCCTTAAATCAAACAACTTATTGGTGCTTGATGAACCAACCAACGATTTAGATATCGAAACTCTGGAACTTTTAGAAGAATTGCTTGCCAATTATCAGGGTACGTTATTGTTGGTCAGTCACGATCGTGAGTTTGTTGACAATACCGTGACCTCCAGTTGGATTTTCGAAGGCGACGGTGTGATAGAAGAGTTTGTTGGCGGCTACCATGACGCTCAGCAACAACGTCAGCAAGTACGCCAGACGCGCAGTGTTGAAAAAACCATCAAGACAGAGAAAGTGGTTGAGGAAACTCCCAAAACGGCGGCTGCAAAGCCGAAGTCGAAGAAGTTATCCTATAAACTGCAGCGCGAACTGGAAACGTTGCCGGTCAAACTCGAAGAATTAGAAGCGGAGATTGAAGCTCTGCAACAGCAGGTCAATAACCCGGAGTTTTTCGGTCGGCCTGTCGAAGAGACACAACCCATTTTAGACAAGTTAGCTGCGACTGAGCAGGAGCTTGAAGTTGCTTTCGAGCGCTGGGAAGAGCTCGAGGCAATGCAACAGGAAAGTTAA
- a CDS encoding glutaredoxin family protein → MITLYSTEGCHLCEMAYQLITQANAAHHVEVVDIAFDDALFSRYGVTIPVLAYQHSELNWPFDLNELTQWLEDNGINYHS, encoded by the coding sequence ATGATTACACTGTACAGTACGGAAGGCTGCCACCTTTGTGAAATGGCATATCAATTAATAACGCAGGCTAATGCAGCTCATCATGTAGAGGTCGTCGACATTGCGTTCGACGACGCTCTGTTTTCTCGTTACGGGGTCACTATTCCTGTCCTCGCTTATCAACATTCAGAGCTGAATTGGCCTTTTGATCTCAACGAATTAACTCAATGGTTAGAAGATAATGGCATTAATTACCATTCATAA
- the rlmKL gene encoding bifunctional 23S rRNA (guanine(2069)-N(7))-methyltransferase RlmK/23S rRNA (guanine(2445)-N(2))-methyltransferase RlmL — MNQYLAVTSNGLENLLVEELTNLGISDAKPVQAGVKFKATKEQIYRCCLWSRLASRFVRVVAEFTCQDDMDLYLSATAINWVNHFHSSKKFVVDFNGTNREIRNSQYGAMKVKDAVVDCFEKKNLPRPSISKDQPDLRLHVRLHKDKALLGIDMVGSGLHVRGYRPESGKAPLRETLAAAIILRSGWDATKSMLDPMCGSGTLLIEAAMMAANIAPGVKREKWGFEALEDFDAELWATIKSEANVQARKGVKKVDAKFFGFDNDPRVVQVAKDNARRAGVSELIEFAEGDAATVKRPAGFEQGVIVCNPPYGERLGTHPGLIALYTAFGAQLKAEFGGCQASIFSSSDELLSCLRMRAEKQFKMNNGALPCHQKNYSISAREASEQQGEQQQSLIAPDFANRLKKNIGKIGKWAKREGLDCYRIYDADLPEYNVAIDVYLDHLVIQEYAAPKNIPEEKAKRRLTDIIRAAIQVTGVDANSVVLKVREKKKGTNQYQKLGQQAEKMHAHEYGVQLIVNLYDYLDTGLFLDHKLTRRRLGQMAKGQDFLNLFAYTGSATVHAAVGGAKSTTTVDMSKTYLDWAKENMALNGQVGRQHQYVQADCLQWLEKATGQYDLIFIDPPTFSNSKRMEQSFDVQRDHIQLMTHLKRILRPNGTIVFSNNKRHFKMDLEQLAALGLEANNISSQTLPLDFERNKHIHNCWLVTHQQ; from the coding sequence ATGAATCAGTATCTAGCGGTGACTTCGAACGGTCTTGAAAACCTGTTAGTCGAAGAATTAACAAATTTAGGCATATCCGACGCCAAGCCAGTCCAGGCAGGGGTGAAATTTAAGGCGACAAAGGAGCAAATTTACCGTTGTTGCTTATGGAGCCGCCTCGCTTCTCGATTCGTACGTGTGGTTGCAGAGTTCACTTGTCAGGACGATATGGATCTTTACCTATCGGCGACTGCAATCAACTGGGTTAACCATTTCCACAGTTCGAAGAAATTCGTGGTTGATTTCAATGGTACCAACCGCGAGATTCGTAACAGCCAATACGGTGCGATGAAAGTTAAAGACGCGGTCGTTGATTGTTTCGAGAAGAAAAATCTGCCTCGTCCGTCGATCAGTAAAGATCAACCTGATCTTCGTCTGCACGTTCGCCTGCATAAAGACAAAGCCCTGTTGGGGATCGATATGGTTGGTAGCGGCCTGCATGTACGTGGCTATCGCCCGGAGTCGGGTAAAGCACCACTACGTGAAACTCTGGCTGCTGCCATTATTTTGCGTAGCGGTTGGGATGCGACCAAGTCAATGCTCGACCCGATGTGTGGCTCTGGTACCTTGCTGATTGAAGCGGCAATGATGGCCGCCAATATTGCACCCGGTGTAAAGCGTGAAAAATGGGGCTTTGAAGCACTGGAAGATTTTGATGCGGAGCTTTGGGCGACCATTAAGTCCGAAGCTAACGTTCAGGCACGTAAAGGCGTCAAGAAAGTTGACGCTAAGTTTTTTGGTTTCGATAACGACCCGCGTGTTGTACAGGTTGCTAAAGACAACGCACGTCGCGCTGGTGTCAGTGAGCTGATTGAATTTGCGGAAGGCGATGCTGCGACGGTTAAACGTCCGGCCGGTTTCGAGCAAGGCGTGATTGTGTGTAACCCGCCATATGGTGAGCGACTTGGTACTCATCCGGGCCTGATTGCGCTGTATACTGCCTTTGGCGCCCAACTGAAAGCGGAGTTTGGCGGCTGTCAGGCATCGATTTTCTCCAGTTCCGATGAGTTGCTGAGCTGCTTGCGTATGCGGGCTGAGAAACAGTTCAAGATGAATAACGGTGCACTGCCATGTCATCAGAAGAACTACAGTATTTCTGCACGTGAAGCATCTGAACAACAGGGCGAGCAACAACAGAGCCTGATTGCGCCGGATTTTGCTAATCGCCTGAAGAAGAACATCGGCAAAATTGGTAAGTGGGCCAAACGAGAAGGGCTGGATTGTTACCGTATTTACGATGCGGACCTGCCGGAATACAACGTGGCGATTGATGTCTATCTTGATCACCTGGTGATTCAGGAGTACGCGGCGCCGAAGAATATTCCGGAAGAGAAAGCCAAACGTCGTCTGACCGATATTATTCGTGCAGCGATTCAGGTTACCGGCGTTGACGCCAATAGTGTGGTGCTGAAAGTTCGTGAGAAGAAAAAAGGCACGAATCAGTATCAGAAACTGGGTCAGCAGGCCGAGAAGATGCATGCGCACGAATATGGCGTACAGCTGATTGTTAACCTGTACGACTATCTCGATACGGGTCTGTTCCTGGATCACAAACTGACTCGCCGTCGTTTGGGCCAGATGGCCAAAGGGCAGGACTTCCTTAACCTGTTTGCTTATACCGGTTCTGCCACAGTGCATGCTGCTGTAGGTGGTGCGAAATCGACGACGACGGTCGATATGTCGAAAACTTACCTGGACTGGGCAAAAGAGAACATGGCATTAAATGGCCAGGTAGGGCGTCAGCATCAATATGTTCAGGCTGACTGCCTGCAATGGCTGGAGAAAGCAACTGGTCAGTACGATTTGATCTTTATTGACCCGCCGACATTCTCTAACTCCAAGCGTATGGAGCAGAGTTTTGATGTTCAGCGCGACCATATCCAGTTGATGACACACCTGAAGCGCATTCTGCGTCCGAACGGAACCATTGTGTTCTCCAACAACAAGCGCCATTTTAAGATGGATCTGGAACAGCTGGCAGCATTGGGGCTGGAAGCGAATAACATCTCTTCTCAGACACTGCCGCTGGACTTTGAACGCAACAAACACATTCACAACTGCTGGCTGGTGACTCATCAGCAATAA
- a CDS encoding cell division protein ZapC, giving the protein MLKPSDKWSWYYSDSEGYLMLDLGEEMVFRTNLSRNLLVDCGFTDNHFSVDDASDYQTYKERISGLDLSEPRKAELALYCVAAKRFHKPVQPKSWFFDYQGDESVPEEGDIVSLVNGYNQGYFIVLEVGESASLCALADLDAFVLNGSKQLEFGQVIKVMHDRMANANHIFVAEPTMALVG; this is encoded by the coding sequence ATGCTTAAACCAAGTGACAAATGGAGTTGGTACTATTCAGATAGCGAAGGCTATTTGATGCTGGACCTGGGCGAGGAGATGGTATTCCGTACCAATCTCAGTCGCAACCTGCTGGTGGACTGCGGGTTCACCGATAATCACTTTAGTGTTGATGACGCATCAGACTATCAAACATACAAGGAACGCATCAGCGGCCTTGATTTAAGCGAACCACGTAAAGCTGAACTCGCCCTGTATTGTGTGGCGGCCAAGCGTTTTCATAAACCGGTTCAGCCTAAGAGTTGGTTCTTTGATTACCAGGGCGATGAGTCTGTACCTGAGGAAGGGGACATCGTCAGCCTGGTTAACGGTTATAATCAGGGCTATTTCATTGTTCTGGAAGTCGGAGAGAGTGCCAGCTTGTGTGCTTTAGCTGATTTAGATGCCTTTGTACTGAATGGAAGTAAACAGCTTGAATTCGGTCAGGTGATTAAAGTCATGCATGACCGCATGGCCAACGCCAACCATATTTTTGTTGCGGAACCGACCATGGCTCTGGTTGGTTAA
- the pyrD gene encoding quinone-dependent dihydroorotate dehydrogenase, whose amino-acid sequence MLYRLARAGFFQLDAEKAHELAIQNFKRFTGTPLDLFYRQHLPDRPVECMGLTFKNPVGLAAGLDKNGECIDAFGAMGFGFVEVGTVTPRAQPGNDKPRLFRLIPAEGIINRMGFNNEGVDHLVENVKKSNFDGIIGINIGKNKDTPIEKGVDDYLICMDKVYPHAGYIAVNISSPNTPGLRTLQYGEALDELLAALKVRQAQLATQHSKYVPLALKIAPDSTDEELKQICQSLLKNKIDGVIATNTTLDRSVVEGMKNANEAGGLSGRPLQSRSTEVIKCLYKELGDEIPIIGVGGIDSFVAAKEKLMAGAKLVQVYSGFIYHGPKLVSNIVKNL is encoded by the coding sequence ATGCTTTACCGCTTAGCCAGAGCTGGCTTTTTTCAACTGGATGCTGAAAAGGCGCATGAACTCGCCATTCAAAATTTCAAACGTTTCACTGGTACACCTCTCGATCTCTTCTATCGTCAACACCTTCCTGACCGTCCTGTCGAATGCATGGGACTGACCTTCAAAAACCCGGTAGGCCTTGCAGCTGGTCTGGATAAAAACGGTGAATGTATCGATGCGTTTGGCGCAATGGGTTTTGGCTTTGTTGAAGTAGGCACGGTCACTCCGCGCGCTCAACCTGGTAATGACAAACCTCGTCTGTTCCGTTTGATCCCGGCAGAGGGCATCATCAACCGTATGGGTTTCAACAACGAAGGTGTGGATCACCTGGTTGAGAATGTAAAGAAATCCAACTTCGACGGCATCATCGGTATCAACATCGGTAAGAACAAAGACACGCCAATCGAGAAAGGGGTAGACGACTACCTGATCTGTATGGATAAGGTTTACCCGCACGCAGGTTATATCGCCGTTAACATTTCATCCCCGAACACACCGGGACTGCGTACACTGCAATATGGTGAAGCACTGGATGAACTGCTGGCGGCATTGAAAGTGCGTCAGGCACAACTGGCGACTCAGCACAGCAAATATGTTCCGCTGGCACTGAAGATCGCACCGGATTCCACCGATGAAGAGCTTAAGCAAATCTGTCAGTCACTGTTGAAGAATAAGATTGATGGTGTGATTGCAACTAACACCACCTTAGATCGTTCTGTAGTGGAAGGGATGAAGAATGCCAATGAAGCAGGGGGCCTGAGTGGTCGTCCGCTGCAATCGCGCAGTACGGAAGTGATCAAGTGTCTGTATAAAGAACTGGGTGATGAGATTCCGATCATTGGTGTGGGTGGTATTGATTCTTTTGTTGCCGCTAAAGAGAAACTGATGGCGGGTGCAAAACTGGTTCAGGTCTACAGTGGTTTTATTTATCACGGTCCGAAACTGGTCAGCAACATCGTTAAGAATCTGTGA
- a CDS encoding NAD-glutamate dehydrogenase: MTARESLMPVLLEKVYQLIQDKLELAHQPLVTQLAQHLFSNVAQDDLIERNESDLYGAVVSLWHHISEQSPSQRSVRVFNPTVSKQGWQSTHTIVEIVVPDSPFLVDSIKMALSRLELTAHLMLNGPTQIARKADGSIDNINQGEGPLQSLFHIEVDRLSSKEEMNALKDEILAILNDTALVVQDWKPMATKLEQVIHSLEQQKDRIPVDADRYEETLKFLRWLGNHNFTFMGYKEYDLVNVEGDTELRPTEEAGLGLFSLASRVRCVKLSNFPDSARLEAKKPFLLILTKGNKQSRIHRPAYTDYIGIKKFDDKGKVIGEHRFTGLYTSAVYNQAVESIPLIREKVERILVASGYRVGSYAYKALHNILENYPRDELLQAREEELLEVGMGVVQMQDRDLIRLFVRKDPFGRFFSCMVYVTKERYNTELRRHTQRILKHYFGCQQEVEFTTYFSESPLARTHYIVRVDNNNMNVDVKKIEQNLMEASTSWDDRLSEAIVANLGESKGLPLSKQYLHAFPRSYKEDMMPGSAVADIETLESLDEDNKLGMLFYRPQEESKDSKAVRMKLYHRDEPIHLSDVMPMLENLGLRVIGESPYEVVKSNGQTYWILDFSMLHKSDKQVDLREARDRFQQAFAAIWNGNLENDGFNRLVLGASLTGREVSILRAYARYMRQVGFPFSQQYIEETLNHYPELAKGLVDLFLRRFDPKFKGAAKGQADLMTRLTKQLDNVESLDDDRILRRYMEMISATLRTNYFQTDEHKQPKPWLALKMKPSEIPDIPAPVPAFEIFVYAPDIEGVHLRGGKVARGGLRWSDRQEDFRTEILGLVKAQQVKNTVIVPVGAKGGFVCKKQYLMTTRDEIFAEGQRCYKRFIRALLDVTDNIIEGELIAPKNVVRHDEDDPYLVVAADKGTATFSDLANSVSEEYNFWLGDAFASGGSNGYDHKAMGITAKGGWESVKRHFRELGIDCQTTDFTAVGIGDMAGDVFGNGMLLSQHIRLQAAFNHLHIFIDPDPDSASSWHERQRLFNLPRSSWEDYNAELISKGGGIFSRKAKSISLTPEIQKMLGTKKASAAPNELIKMILKMEVDLLWNGGIGTYVKSSRETNTDVGDRANDALRIDGGELRARIVGEGGNLGMTQLGRVEYALNGGRVNTDFVDNVGGVDCSDNEVNIKIFLNGLVANGDLTIKQRNQILESMEQEVGEIVIEDAYTQSESISVTEQQGVAAVKEQIRFIHHMEKAGHLDRGLEYIPDDETLLEREKQGQGLTRPELAVLVAYGKMVLKDELACDDIANDAFHATQLVRYFPSALRRDFSQQMNNHPLRKEIIATALANQMVNEMGCNFITRLQEETGANVVDIANAYAAAREIYQLDSVLDKARKLDNKASSEAQYDVMFHVRRTLRRLSRWFLRNRTAKPSVQMLIDSYQADVKAIAKQLDQLLVADEVAEHSAMAEAWVKQGVESELAHYVARLSSLYSVLDISTVSRESGKSVEQTAKLYFNLGDRLSLHWFLKQINGQAVDNNWQALARAAFREDLDWQQRQLTAQVLNCGCDTECNDVMTLLDGWIEANEMSLHRWENILNEFKVGTVHEFAKFSVAMRELMLLNLNCQATE; this comes from the coding sequence ATGACCGCGCGTGAAAGTTTAATGCCGGTTCTGCTTGAAAAAGTGTATCAACTGATTCAAGACAAACTTGAGCTTGCTCATCAACCCCTCGTCACCCAACTCGCCCAACATCTCTTCAGTAACGTCGCTCAGGACGATCTGATTGAACGTAATGAATCCGACCTTTATGGTGCTGTAGTCAGCCTGTGGCATCACATCAGTGAACAATCGCCTTCGCAGCGCTCGGTTCGGGTGTTTAACCCAACCGTCAGTAAGCAGGGCTGGCAGTCCACGCATACCATCGTTGAGATTGTGGTGCCGGACAGCCCGTTTCTGGTTGATTCGATTAAGATGGCGTTAAGCCGGTTGGAACTGACGGCTCACCTGATGCTCAATGGCCCGACTCAAATTGCCCGCAAAGCAGATGGTTCGATTGACAACATCAATCAGGGCGAAGGGCCACTGCAGTCGTTGTTTCACATTGAGGTGGACCGGCTGAGCAGCAAGGAAGAAATGAATGCACTCAAGGATGAGATTCTGGCCATTCTGAATGACACCGCTTTGGTGGTTCAGGACTGGAAACCCATGGCGACGAAACTGGAACAGGTCATCCATTCTCTCGAGCAGCAGAAAGATCGTATTCCGGTTGATGCTGATCGTTATGAAGAAACGCTCAAATTTCTGCGTTGGTTGGGTAATCACAACTTTACCTTCATGGGGTACAAAGAGTATGACCTGGTCAATGTAGAAGGTGATACCGAGCTACGTCCGACCGAAGAAGCAGGCCTTGGCCTGTTCTCTCTGGCCAGTCGGGTGCGCTGCGTGAAGTTGTCGAATTTCCCGGATTCGGCACGTCTGGAAGCGAAAAAGCCGTTTCTGCTCATTCTGACCAAAGGCAACAAACAGTCACGTATTCACCGTCCGGCCTATACCGACTATATCGGCATTAAAAAGTTTGATGACAAAGGCAAAGTGATTGGCGAACACCGTTTTACCGGCCTTTACACCTCAGCCGTGTATAACCAGGCAGTCGAGAGTATTCCTCTGATCCGCGAAAAGGTTGAGCGGATACTGGTAGCCAGTGGTTATCGGGTGGGTTCCTACGCTTACAAAGCGCTGCATAATATTCTGGAAAATTACCCGCGTGATGAACTGCTGCAGGCGCGTGAAGAAGAACTGCTTGAAGTGGGCATGGGCGTGGTCCAGATGCAGGATCGCGACCTGATCCGTCTGTTTGTGCGTAAAGATCCGTTTGGCCGTTTCTTCAGTTGCATGGTGTATGTGACCAAAGAGCGTTACAACACCGAACTGCGTCGCCATACGCAGCGCATTCTCAAACATTATTTCGGTTGTCAGCAAGAAGTTGAGTTCACCACTTATTTCTCAGAAAGCCCGCTGGCCCGTACTCATTACATTGTTCGTGTGGACAACAACAACATGAACGTTGATGTGAAGAAAATAGAGCAAAACTTAATGGAAGCATCTACGAGTTGGGATGATCGCTTGTCCGAAGCGATCGTGGCGAATCTGGGCGAAAGTAAAGGTCTGCCTCTGTCGAAGCAATACCTGCACGCGTTCCCGCGCTCGTATAAAGAAGACATGATGCCCGGCTCAGCGGTGGCGGATATTGAGACGCTGGAATCTCTGGATGAAGATAACAAGCTCGGTATGTTGTTCTATCGACCGCAGGAAGAGAGCAAGGATTCTAAAGCGGTACGCATGAAACTGTACCACCGCGATGAACCTATCCATCTGTCGGATGTGATGCCGATGCTGGAAAATCTGGGGTTGCGCGTGATCGGGGAGTCACCGTATGAGGTCGTTAAATCAAACGGTCAGACCTACTGGATCCTTGATTTCTCTATGCTGCATAAGAGCGACAAGCAGGTTGATCTACGTGAAGCGCGCGATCGTTTCCAACAGGCGTTTGCGGCGATCTGGAATGGTAACCTGGAAAATGACGGTTTCAACCGTCTGGTTCTTGGTGCGTCACTGACCGGTCGTGAAGTGTCGATTCTGCGCGCTTACGCACGTTATATGCGTCAGGTCGGTTTCCCGTTCAGCCAGCAGTACATTGAAGAAACACTCAATCATTATCCGGAACTGGCCAAGGGGCTGGTGGATCTGTTCCTGCGCCGCTTTGATCCGAAGTTCAAAGGCGCCGCTAAAGGTCAGGCCGATTTAATGACCAGACTGACCAAACAACTCGATAACGTCGAAAGCCTGGATGATGATCGTATTCTGCGTCGTTATATGGAGATGATCAGTGCCACGCTGCGTACCAACTATTTTCAGACCGACGAGCATAAACAGCCGAAACCGTGGCTGGCTTTGAAAATGAAACCAAGCGAGATCCCGGATATTCCTGCCCCGGTACCTGCGTTTGAAATCTTTGTTTATGCACCGGACATTGAAGGTGTCCACCTGCGTGGCGGTAAAGTGGCGCGTGGTGGTCTGCGTTGGTCTGATCGTCAGGAAGACTTCCGTACCGAAATTCTTGGTCTGGTGAAAGCTCAGCAGGTTAAAAATACCGTGATTGTGCCGGTGGGAGCAAAAGGCGGTTTCGTGTGTAAGAAACAGTACCTGATGACGACCCGTGATGAGATCTTCGCGGAAGGTCAGCGCTGTTACAAACGCTTTATTCGCGCCTTACTGGATGTCACTGACAACATTATCGAAGGCGAGCTGATCGCACCGAAGAATGTGGTGCGCCACGATGAAGACGACCCGTATCTTGTTGTCGCCGCTGATAAAGGTACAGCGACCTTCTCTGATTTGGCGAACTCGGTATCGGAAGAATATAACTTCTGGCTTGGTGATGCATTTGCTTCGGGCGGCTCAAACGGTTACGACCACAAAGCGATGGGGATAACCGCGAAAGGTGGCTGGGAATCAGTCAAACGCCACTTCCGTGAACTGGGTATCGATTGCCAAACCACAGACTTCACCGCTGTGGGTATCGGCGACATGGCCGGTGACGTATTTGGTAACGGCATGCTGTTGTCACAACATATCCGATTGCAGGCCGCGTTTAACCACTTGCATATCTTTATTGATCCGGATCCGGATTCAGCATCAAGCTGGCATGAGCGTCAGCGCCTGTTTAATCTGCCGCGATCCAGTTGGGAAGACTACAACGCTGAGCTGATTTCTAAAGGCGGCGGTATCTTCTCGCGTAAAGCGAAGTCGATTAGCCTGACACCAGAAATACAGAAAATGCTCGGTACGAAAAAAGCCAGCGCCGCGCCAAATGAGCTGATCAAGATGATCCTGAAAATGGAAGTTGATCTGCTCTGGAACGGCGGTATCGGTACGTATGTGAAATCATCACGGGAAACCAATACTGATGTTGGCGACCGTGCCAATGATGCGCTGCGCATTGATGGCGGCGAATTGCGAGCCAGGATTGTTGGTGAAGGCGGTAACCTGGGTATGACCCAGCTAGGCCGGGTGGAATATGCGCTGAACGGCGGCCGGGTTAACACCGACTTTGTTGATAACGTCGGTGGCGTGGACTGTTCGGATAACGAAGTCAATATCAAGATCTTCCTTAACGGCTTAGTAGCGAATGGCGATCTGACTATCAAGCAGCGTAACCAGATCCTGGAATCGATGGAACAGGAAGTGGGTGAGATTGTAATTGAAGACGCCTACACTCAGTCTGAGTCGATTTCTGTGACAGAGCAGCAAGGTGTTGCCGCAGTAAAAGAGCAAATTCGCTTTATCCATCATATGGAAAAAGCCGGTCACCTGGATCGCGGTCTGGAGTATATTCCGGATGATGAAACTCTGCTTGAGCGTGAAAAACAGGGTCAGGGCTTGACTCGTCCGGAACTGGCCGTGCTGGTTGCGTACGGTAAGATGGTGCTGAAAGACGAACTGGCGTGTGACGACATCGCCAATGATGCATTTCATGCCACTCAGCTGGTTCGTTACTTCCCATCTGCGTTACGCCGTGACTTTTCTCAGCAGATGAACAACCATCCGCTGCGTAAAGAGATCATTGCGACTGCTCTGGCCAACCAGATGGTCAATGAGATGGGCTGTAACTTCATTACCCGTTTGCAGGAAGAGACAGGGGCTAACGTCGTTGATATTGCTAATGCGTATGCAGCCGCACGCGAAATTTACCAACTCGATTCTGTGTTGGATAAAGCGCGCAAGCTGGATAACAAAGCGAGCAGTGAAGCACAGTATGATGTGATGTTCCATGTACGCCGCACCCTGCGTCGCTTGTCGCGCTGGTTCCTGCGTAACCGGACCGCGAAGCCTTCCGTGCAGATGTTGATTGACAGTTATCAGGCCGATGTAAAAGCCATCGCCAAACAACTGGACCAATTGCTGGTGGCTGATGAAGTGGCTGAACACAGTGCAATGGCAGAAGCTTGGGTGAAACAGGGCGTAGAGTCTGAACTGGCCCATTATGTTGCCCGCCTGTCGAGCCTCTATTCAGTACTGGATATATCTACAGTGTCCCGTGAAAGTGGTAAAAGTGTTGAGCAAACAGCCAAACTTTACTTCAACCTTGGCGATCGACTCTCACTGCATTGGTTCCTGAAACAGATCAATGGTCAGGCGGTCGACAATAACTGGCAGGCCCTTGCCCGTGCGGCGTTCCGCGAAGATCTTGACTGGCAACAACGCCAGCTCACGGCTCAGGTACTTAATTGTGGCTGTGATACCGAGTGTAATGATGTGATGACCCTGCTGGACGGCTGGATCGAAGCGAACGAGATGTCGTTGCACCGCTGGGAAAACATACTTAATGAGTTCAAAGTCGGTACTGTGCATGAGTTTGCTAAGTTCTCTGTAGCGATGCGGGAATTGATGCTGCTCAACTTAAACTGTCAGGCAACCGAATAA
- a CDS encoding DUF2835 domain-containing protein → MKHYFFSLNISYQAFLSHYSGAASQVLVVTEQGLRLQLPASRFRPFLSQIGVKGRFRLTTDHNNKFVKLEVLP, encoded by the coding sequence GTGAAGCACTATTTTTTTTCACTCAATATTTCCTATCAGGCATTTCTTTCCCATTACAGCGGCGCCGCCAGCCAGGTACTGGTTGTGACAGAACAGGGGTTGCGTCTGCAATTACCGGCCAGTCGTTTCCGACCATTTCTGAGTCAGATTGGAGTAAAAGGTCGATTCCGTCTGACAACTGACCACAATAACAAGTTCGTAAAGCTAGAAGTTCTGCCATAA